The Rhodocytophaga rosea genome has a segment encoding these proteins:
- a CDS encoding SusC/RagA family TonB-linked outer membrane protein — MMKLKKYYILMAMLSLPPVAFAQTIASSLPVPTTDLLVPAGSPLQSLSLEQALTELEVAYDVSIVYKSELVRNKITQRFKAEGTLDEVLDNLLKPYNLEFKKSKKVYVIIKKDKPNDLGNGTSFKRINNPAFQPGLENSTSLNHLISNNTFRTEAVKALTITGTITDENNQQLPGVTILLKGTTTGTTSDSDGKYTLTAPDGNGTLVASYIGYATQEIAINNRSVIDISLKPDIKSLEEVVVVGYGTQRKSDLTGAVGTIKAETLQERPAASLNQNLAGRITGVNVSVNSGRPGGRANIRIRGNTSVSVTNNPLYVIDGVILNVTNLTNGSTPIDYINPNDIASIEVLKDASATAIYGARGANGVIMVTTKRGSQGGGRVNYDTDFSIGVLPRKIPLLNSREFLQVEELAYANAQKYDPVGWAGGKYPDPKTKRTNPLLFDANGNPLYDTDWQDEAFQKALTQNHQLSFTGGNGKDSYGAYLGYRNENGLVRNSWLKRYSGRFVMDTQIKDWLKVGGTISYNDQNENQVDPLGAGGIIAMRQVLEALPIIPVKYPDGRWGGNEDYPGMEGGGNPLNILQERLFFVKTQTMLGNLYANIRLAEGLELRSTLGTNIINQRVDYYGGRTLNYISRNQGGDASITNERHNSWQFENYLTYNKRFAEIHSVNALLGLSWQHVDRFANTAQSQRFQDDYYTFNNLGAGSTVIAPSSSTSAYGLNSYFGRINYGLKDKYLVTFTGRVDGSSKFGSANRYAFFPSAALAWRLSDEDFIKNIPVISNLKLRTSYGVTGNSEITAYQALAGMGNYQLVFNDTRAIGIGINRLANPDLKWEKTHQLDAGLELGLFKNRLSLEFDVYRKLTTDMLLSAPVPSSSGFTTVSRNIGSMENRGIELGINTVNINTTNFSWNTTFNFSVNRNKVIALTGGADIFEGSTVIREGEPVGSFFGYTHLGTWKTEEADEAAKYLKKPGDIRYQDTNNDGVINDNDRVIIGKGIPDGFGTFLNTFRYKNFDLTVDLQFMYGNDVLFRSKHSAEDRVGIANSFKTVLNGWTPQNQNTPLAELRPVSAGYNTNNDTYRVQDASFLRGRNLLLAYTFAPELIEKLHLSRLRIFASTQNFFLRTKYEGYDPEVSTSGSTFDQGVALYDYPKPRVFMFGLNIGL, encoded by the coding sequence ATGATGAAGTTAAAAAAGTACTACATACTTATGGCGATGCTGTCGCTTCCTCCGGTTGCTTTCGCACAAACCATTGCTTCCTCCCTGCCTGTACCAACAACTGATTTATTAGTTCCCGCCGGTTCTCCGCTACAATCTTTATCGCTGGAGCAAGCACTTACTGAACTGGAAGTAGCTTACGATGTATCGATTGTATATAAGAGCGAACTGGTACGCAATAAAATCACCCAACGGTTTAAAGCGGAAGGAACGCTGGATGAAGTCCTGGATAACTTGCTTAAACCCTATAACCTGGAATTTAAGAAGTCAAAAAAAGTATATGTGATTATTAAAAAGGATAAACCGAACGATCTGGGAAATGGCACCTCTTTTAAACGCATAAATAATCCAGCCTTTCAACCCGGTCTGGAAAACAGCACCAGTCTTAACCACCTCATTTCAAATAATACTTTTCGCACAGAAGCCGTAAAAGCCCTGACGATTACCGGTACCATCACCGATGAAAATAACCAGCAATTGCCTGGGGTAACTATTCTGTTAAAAGGTACTACTACTGGTACAACCTCTGATTCGGATGGAAAATATACCCTTACTGCTCCCGATGGCAATGGTACGCTGGTGGCTTCGTACATTGGCTATGCTACCCAGGAAATTGCCATTAATAACCGCTCAGTAATAGATATTTCGTTAAAACCTGATATTAAATCTCTGGAAGAGGTAGTGGTAGTAGGGTATGGAACCCAGCGTAAATCCGACCTGACTGGTGCGGTTGGTACGATAAAAGCAGAAACCCTGCAGGAACGTCCGGCAGCTTCGCTGAATCAGAACCTGGCTGGCAGAATCACCGGGGTGAACGTATCGGTAAATTCCGGCCGTCCTGGCGGAAGAGCCAATATCCGTATCCGGGGAAATACATCCGTGAGTGTGACCAATAATCCGCTGTATGTAATTGATGGGGTGATTCTGAATGTAACCAATCTAACCAACGGCAGTACGCCTATCGATTATATCAATCCCAATGACATTGCTTCTATTGAGGTATTAAAAGATGCGTCAGCTACCGCTATTTATGGGGCAAGAGGCGCCAATGGCGTAATTATGGTAACTACCAAACGGGGCAGCCAGGGCGGCGGAAGAGTGAATTATGATACCGATTTTAGTATTGGCGTACTGCCCCGGAAAATACCTTTGCTCAACTCCAGGGAATTTTTGCAGGTAGAAGAATTAGCCTATGCCAATGCACAGAAATACGATCCGGTAGGCTGGGCTGGCGGCAAATACCCTGACCCTAAAACCAAACGGACCAATCCTTTGCTATTCGATGCCAATGGCAATCCCTTATATGATACCGACTGGCAGGATGAAGCTTTTCAAAAGGCACTTACCCAGAATCATCAACTCTCTTTTACTGGTGGCAATGGCAAAGACAGCTATGGCGCTTATCTCGGTTACCGGAATGAAAATGGACTGGTAAGAAATTCCTGGTTAAAAAGGTATTCCGGCCGCTTTGTAATGGATACCCAGATCAAAGACTGGTTAAAGGTAGGTGGCACCATCAGTTACAACGACCAGAATGAAAACCAGGTTGATCCTTTAGGAGCCGGTGGTATTATCGCCATGCGGCAGGTGCTGGAGGCATTACCCATTATCCCTGTAAAATACCCGGATGGCCGCTGGGGAGGCAACGAAGACTATCCCGGGATGGAAGGTGGCGGCAATCCGCTGAATATTTTACAAGAGCGTTTATTTTTTGTAAAAACGCAAACCATGCTGGGGAATTTATATGCCAATATCCGCTTAGCTGAAGGCCTGGAATTGCGGTCAACCTTGGGAACGAATATTATCAACCAGCGGGTAGATTATTATGGCGGACGTACCCTCAACTATATTTCACGTAACCAGGGCGGTGATGCCTCCATTACCAACGAACGCCATAATTCCTGGCAGTTTGAAAATTATCTTACCTATAACAAACGTTTTGCTGAGATACATTCTGTTAATGCTTTGTTAGGGCTTTCCTGGCAGCATGTTGATAGGTTTGCAAATACAGCCCAGTCACAGCGTTTCCAGGATGATTATTATACCTTCAATAATCTAGGTGCCGGCTCTACCGTAATTGCGCCCAGTTCTTCTACCAGTGCCTATGGCTTGAATTCTTATTTTGGCCGCATCAACTACGGCTTGAAAGACAAATATCTGGTTACATTCACAGGCCGTGTGGATGGTTCGTCTAAATTTGGTTCGGCCAACCGATATGCCTTTTTCCCATCAGCCGCACTGGCCTGGAGGTTATCTGATGAAGATTTTATAAAAAACATTCCGGTGATCTCTAACCTGAAACTGCGCACCAGCTATGGCGTAACCGGCAACTCAGAAATTACAGCTTATCAGGCGCTTGCAGGCATGGGAAATTATCAGCTGGTTTTTAATGATACCAGAGCAATCGGTATCGGTATCAACCGCCTCGCTAATCCGGATTTAAAATGGGAAAAAACCCACCAGCTGGATGCTGGCCTGGAACTGGGCTTGTTTAAAAACAGACTTTCTCTGGAATTCGATGTGTACCGTAAACTAACCACCGATATGTTGCTGAGTGCACCAGTACCTTCCAGCAGCGGCTTTACCACCGTGAGCCGGAATATTGGCAGCATGGAAAACCGGGGAATTGAACTGGGTATAAATACTGTAAACATTAATACAACTAACTTCTCCTGGAACACCACTTTTAATTTTTCTGTCAACAGAAACAAAGTTATTGCCTTAACCGGAGGAGCTGATATTTTTGAAGGTTCTACCGTAATCCGTGAAGGAGAGCCGGTAGGTTCATTCTTTGGATATACACACCTGGGTACCTGGAAAACGGAAGAAGCCGATGAAGCAGCCAAATACCTGAAAAAACCAGGCGATATCCGGTACCAGGATACCAACAATGATGGGGTTATTAATGACAACGACCGGGTAATTATCGGCAAAGGTATTCCGGATGGATTTGGCACGTTTCTCAATACTTTCCGCTATAAAAACTTCGACCTTACTGTTGATCTGCAATTTATGTATGGCAATGATGTACTGTTTAGAAGCAAGCACTCTGCCGAAGACCGGGTAGGTATTGCCAACAGCTTTAAAACTGTACTGAACGGCTGGACACCCCAAAACCAGAATACACCCCTGGCTGAATTAAGGCCAGTATCTGCCGGGTATAATACCAACAATGATACCTACCGGGTGCAGGATGCCTCCTTCCTGAGAGGAAGAAACCTCTTACTCGCGTATACTTTTGCTCCGGAATTGATCGAAAAATTGCATTTAAGCCGCCTGCGGATATTTGCTTCTACCCAGAATTTCTTTTTGCGGACCAAATATGAAGGATATGATCCGGAAGTTTCTACATCTGGCAGTACATTCGATCAGGGTGTAGCCTTGTATGACTATCCCAAACCCAGAGTATTTATGTTTGGCCTCAACATCGGATTGTAA
- a CDS encoding FecR family protein yields MEYLDYLLEDFLVDEQFQQWVLFPDKNSSRFWENWLQQYPEKQPLVENARQILKKMALQENPLVDNSRIDKLWQRIETTRKREYNTPVAISSKPKPIWLLSRYQRIAAVCTILLTGILLYYVVFRPAEMIEYKTAYGKTRSLVLPDQSMVMLNSNSTIRYAAEWDQDEPRQVWVEGEAYFSVVHTHNHQKFLVKTTSGMDVEVLGTAFNVKNRKSGTQVILQSGKVKLLIQQKEATRQVLMDPSESVELANTASGYVKKRVDPQQFLSWTQNKLIFKNTSIAQIKTILEETYGLTVSIPDTSLLNQKITGSVPSNSIESILFVLSESFNYTIIKEKNQLVFLKKQ; encoded by the coding sequence ATGGAATATTTGGATTATTTACTGGAGGATTTTCTTGTTGATGAACAGTTTCAGCAATGGGTGCTGTTCCCGGACAAAAATAGCAGCCGGTTTTGGGAAAACTGGTTACAGCAGTATCCGGAAAAACAGCCATTGGTGGAAAATGCCAGACAAATCCTGAAAAAGATGGCTTTGCAGGAAAATCCATTGGTAGACAATAGCCGGATTGACAAACTCTGGCAAAGAATTGAAACGACCAGAAAGCGAGAGTATAATACGCCTGTAGCTATATCTTCCAAACCAAAACCGATCTGGCTCCTTTCCAGATATCAGCGTATAGCCGCCGTATGTACCATTTTGCTAACAGGCATTTTATTATACTATGTGGTTTTCCGGCCTGCGGAAATGATAGAATACAAAACTGCGTATGGCAAAACCAGAAGCCTTGTCTTACCGGATCAATCTATGGTGATGCTCAATAGCAATTCCACTATCCGCTATGCCGCTGAATGGGACCAGGATGAACCCCGGCAGGTTTGGGTGGAAGGAGAAGCCTATTTTTCGGTGGTGCATACACACAATCATCAGAAATTTCTTGTAAAAACTACTTCCGGTATGGACGTGGAAGTGTTAGGAACAGCCTTTAATGTTAAAAACCGAAAAAGCGGTACCCAGGTCATACTGCAATCCGGTAAAGTAAAATTGCTTATCCAGCAGAAAGAAGCTACCAGACAGGTATTGATGGACCCCAGTGAATCAGTTGAACTGGCAAATACAGCTTCCGGATATGTAAAAAAGCGCGTAGATCCACAACAATTCCTCTCATGGACGCAGAATAAGCTGATCTTTAAAAATACTTCTATTGCCCAGATAAAAACCATCCTGGAAGAAACTTATGGGTTAACAGTGAGTATTCCGGACACTAGCCTGCTCAACCAGAAAATTACAGGTTCTGTGCCCAGCAACAGTATCGAAAGTATATTATTTGTTCTTTCCGAATCCTTCAACTATACCATAATCAAAGAAAAAAACCAGCTGGTATTCTTAAAAAAACAGTAA
- a CDS encoding RNA polymerase sigma factor → MNDKEVWRKFKNGNEAAFAQIYSRYVKMLFGYGMKLVKDTDIVEDCIHDLFIELWGRKEHLGDTDAVKLYLFKALKRKIIRVVARHRTSLQSTTSITDEFDADIVFPHETLLILNQLNYEQEERLKQGINKLSENQREIIYLRFYANLSYEEISSLLLINYQSVKNLMFRSMKALRKELISTFISFHLLLFLIA, encoded by the coding sequence ATGAATGACAAAGAGGTCTGGAGAAAGTTTAAGAATGGGAATGAAGCTGCCTTTGCACAGATCTACAGCCGGTATGTAAAAATGCTTTTTGGGTATGGGATGAAGCTGGTAAAAGATACGGATATTGTAGAAGATTGTATTCACGACCTGTTTATAGAACTATGGGGGAGAAAAGAGCATCTGGGAGATACCGATGCTGTGAAACTATATCTGTTTAAAGCGCTGAAAAGAAAAATCATCAGAGTTGTTGCCCGGCACCGGACAAGCTTACAAAGTACCACCTCCATTACAGACGAATTTGATGCAGATATAGTATTCCCTCACGAAACATTACTGATCTTAAACCAGCTCAACTACGAGCAGGAAGAAAGGTTAAAGCAGGGAATTAATAAACTGAGTGAAAATCAGCGGGAAATTATTTATTTGCGCTTTTATGCCAACTTAAGCTACGAAGAAATCAGCAGTTTGCTGCTCATCAATTACCAGTCCGTAAAAAACCTGATGTTCCGCTCCATGAAAGCATTGCGGAAAGAATTGATATCTACCTTTATCAGCTTTCACCTGCTGCTTTTTCTGATCGCCTGA
- a CDS encoding GntR family transcriptional regulator — translation MQINHASLIPLHKQIEDLIRELVESGKYDGGKLLPKEEELARRFGVSRNTVRQGIYKLVLEGLLIRKKGVGTQIAPKTITTHLDEWHSFTQEMTRRGVSLKNYLVKVSKEGADTVLAEAFQIDKDTQLIKLERLRGDDKAPFVYFISWFHPRLGLTGEENFHRPLYQLLEQDLSVFPSRSSEELKAVAADAVVARHLNIQEGSPVLYRKRLVYDAGNRSIEYNIGFYRGDKFTYSIDIKRNT, via the coding sequence ATGCAAATCAACCACGCTTCTCTTATTCCTTTGCACAAACAGATTGAAGATTTGATTCGGGAACTGGTTGAAAGTGGAAAATATGATGGAGGAAAGCTGCTGCCTAAAGAAGAAGAACTGGCTAGGCGGTTTGGGGTTTCGCGCAATACAGTTCGCCAGGGGATTTATAAACTGGTGCTGGAAGGATTGTTGATCCGGAAAAAAGGCGTAGGTACACAAATAGCTCCCAAAACCATCACCACCCACCTGGACGAATGGCATAGTTTCACACAGGAAATGACCCGGAGAGGCGTTTCCTTAAAAAATTACCTCGTCAAGGTTAGTAAGGAAGGAGCTGATACTGTATTAGCAGAAGCATTTCAGATAGACAAAGATACCCAGCTAATAAAACTGGAAAGATTACGTGGTGATGATAAAGCACCCTTTGTTTATTTCATTTCCTGGTTTCATCCCCGGCTTGGATTAACCGGTGAAGAAAATTTTCATCGGCCTTTATACCAGCTTCTGGAACAGGATCTGTCGGTGTTTCCCAGCCGTTCCAGCGAAGAATTAAAAGCAGTAGCTGCTGATGCAGTCGTAGCCAGACACTTAAATATTCAGGAAGGCTCGCCTGTTTTATACCGCAAGCGGCTGGTGTATGATGCCGGAAACCGGAGCATTGAGTACAACATTGGCTTTTACAGGGGAGATAAGTTTACCTACTCGATTGATATTAAAAGAAATACATAA